A stretch of Brassica rapa cultivar Chiifu-401-42 chromosome A08, CAAS_Brap_v3.01, whole genome shotgun sequence DNA encodes these proteins:
- the LOC103835255 gene encoding uncharacterized protein LOC103835255 has protein sequence MIQTQICVCIYSSTRFDFKVGLLAQKAYLTVSLTPDNLRPKNIGFKTPLKPKNQFLSHKRSYRGSLQTMAGFTMSLNLLLLVAMVATNILSLYHLSSTTNFFQSAVKSSPSSVPTVPDHLLRQLHTIRAAINHLTNHNPDKSTSTVSSTVSSSAPPKDLLLYSKLSPIASACHNYPDLLHEYMNYTPFSLCPSDADLAEKLILRGCHPLPRRRCFSRTPRATDSKPDSHVIWSRYSSCKTFDCLAAKLPGAGFDLSAEKSKSQFSAYKSELDLPITQLLQIAKSANSVLRLGIDVGGGTGSFAAAMKARNVTVVTTTMNFNAPYSEAVALRGLVPLHVPLQQRLPVFDGVVDLVRCGRAVNRWIPVTVMEFFLFDLDRVLRGGGYLWLDRFFSKKVDLENVYGPMIGKLGYKKVKWAVANKVDSKHGEVFLTALLQKPVAR, from the coding sequence ATGATACAAACTCAGATCTGTGTTTGTATCTACTCCTCCACCAGATTTGACTTCAAGGTCGGTCTCCTAGCTCAAAAAGCTTATCTTACAGTGTCACTAACTCCAGATAATCTAAGGCCGAAAAATATTGGCTTTAAGACACCATTAAAGCCCAAGAATCAGTTTCTCTCTCACAAGAGAAGCTATCGAGGGAGCTTACAAACAATGGCTGGATTCACTATGAGCTTGAATCTACTTCTACTAGTAGCCATGGTAGCTACCAACATCCTCTCTCTCTACCAcctctcctccaccaccaactTCTTCCAGTCCGCCGTCAAATCCTCCCCCTCCTCCGTCCCCACAGTCCCCGACCACCTCCTCCGCCAGCTCCACACGATCCGCGCCGCCATCAACCACCTCACAAACCACAATCCAGACAAATCAACTTCCACCGTCTCCTCCACCGTCTCCTCCTCCGCGCCGCCGAAAGATCTCCTCCTCTACTCCAAGCTCTCCCCCATAGCTTCCGCCTGCCACAACTACCCTGACCTCCTCCACGAGTACATGAACTACACTCCTTTCTCTCTCTGCCCCTCCGACGCCGATCTCGCCGAGAAGCTCATCCTCCGCGGCTGCCACCCTCTCCCTCGCCGCCGTTGCTTCTCCCGCACGCCGAGGGCTACAGATTCAAAGCCTGATTCTCACGTCATCTGGTCTCGCTACTCATCCTGCAAGACGTTCGATTGCTTGGCGGCGAAGCTTCCCGGCGCAGGCTTCGACCTCTCCGCCGAGAAGTCCAAGTCTCAGTTCTCCGCCTACAAGTCCGAGCTCGATCTCCCGATCACGCAGCTCCTCCAGATCGCTAAATCTGCTAACTCCGTCCTCCGCCTCGGGATCGACGTCGGCGGAGGGACGGGATCCTTCGCGGCGGCGATGAAGGCGCGGAACGTCACCGTCGTAACCACGACGATGAACTTCAACGCGCCGTATAGCGAGGCGGTGGCGCTGAGGGGGCTCGTGCCGCTGCACGTGCCTCTCCAGCAGAGGCTTCCGGTTTTTGACGGCGTGGTGGATTTGGTTCGGTGTGGGAGGGCTGTGAACCGGTGGATTCCGGTTACGGTTATGGAGTTTTTCTTGTTTGATTTGGACCGGGTTTTGAGAGGGGGTGGTTATCTTTGGTTGGATCGGTTCTTTAGCAAGAAGGTGGATCTTGAGAATGTGTATGGGCCGATGATTGGGAAGTTGGGGTACAAGAAGGTGAAATGGGCGGTGGCGAATAAGGTGGATTCGAAGCATGGTGAAGTTTTCTTGACGGCTCTGCTTCAGAAACCTGTTGCAAGATGA